A DNA window from Cobetia marina contains the following coding sequences:
- the prmA gene encoding 50S ribosomal protein L11 methyltransferase, whose protein sequence is MSWLQLKTRIAPDHAEILEHLLMEEGACAITLQDAEDQPLFEPDLGSTPLWSETVLTGLWDGTEGIETMRERVKAGWAALIPDEPCPEIEVEILEDRDWTREWMDGFEPLKMGQRLWIVPSWHDAPEQDAVNLMLDPGLAFGTGTHPTTALCLEWLDGLAVEGKLARHSVLDFGCGSGILAIAALKLGAVDAMGTDIDPQALQASRDNAQRNEVSDRLTLCYPDRLPDAGYQIVVANILAGPLVELAPQIAGSVAPGGLLALSGILAPQAGDVLEAYREAGLIMEEPTERDGWVRLNGQRPLEG, encoded by the coding sequence ATGTCCTGGCTGCAACTCAAGACGCGTATCGCCCCCGACCACGCCGAGATTCTCGAGCATCTGCTGATGGAAGAAGGTGCCTGCGCCATCACCCTGCAGGACGCCGAGGATCAGCCACTGTTCGAGCCGGATCTCGGCAGCACGCCGCTGTGGAGCGAGACAGTGCTTACCGGCCTGTGGGATGGCACCGAAGGCATCGAGACCATGCGCGAGCGGGTCAAGGCCGGCTGGGCGGCACTGATTCCCGATGAGCCCTGCCCGGAGATCGAGGTCGAGATTCTCGAGGACCGCGACTGGACACGTGAGTGGATGGACGGCTTCGAGCCACTCAAGATGGGCCAGCGGCTGTGGATCGTGCCCAGCTGGCATGACGCGCCGGAACAGGACGCCGTCAACCTGATGCTCGACCCGGGCCTGGCCTTCGGCACCGGCACTCACCCGACCACCGCCCTGTGCCTGGAATGGCTCGATGGCCTGGCCGTGGAGGGCAAGCTCGCCCGGCACAGCGTGCTGGACTTCGGCTGCGGCTCCGGCATCCTGGCCATCGCCGCACTCAAGCTCGGCGCGGTGGATGCCATGGGCACCGATATCGATCCCCAGGCCCTGCAGGCCTCCCGCGACAACGCCCAGCGCAACGAGGTCAGCGACAGGCTGACACTGTGCTACCCGGACCGCCTGCCGGACGCGGGCTATCAGATCGTGGTCGCCAACATCCTGGCCGGCCCGCTGGTCGAGCTGGCCCCGCAGATCGCGGGCAGTGTGGCCCCGGGTGGCCTCCTGGCGCTTTCCGGCATTCTCGCGCCCCAGGCGGGAGACGTGCTCGAGGCCTATCGTGAGGCCGGCCTGATCATGGAAGAGCCCACCGAGCGCGATGGCTGGGTGCGCCTCAACGGCCAGCGCCCGCTCGAGGGCTGA
- the dusB gene encoding tRNA dihydrouridine synthase DusB, with protein MTETSLHAELPRIGVHQLPNRVILAPMAGVTDRPFRQQCRELGAGLVVSEMVTSDKRLWNTVKSRTRMNHAGEPGPRAVQIAGGDAAMLAEAAALNAEMGAEIIDINMGCPAKKVCNKAAGSALMRDERLVGEILEAVVRAVKVPVTLKMRTGWCEETRNAITIARMAESAGIQALSVHGRTRQQKYTGEAEYDTIAAVKAAVSIPVFANGDIDSGEKARHVLDYTGADAVMVGRAAQGNPWIFREINHYLATGQVASGPSDAERAQVMRTHLEALYEFYGDYMGVRIARKHVGWYLATREDGSELKRSFNPLEEPDEQRQFLTRLFGEPEGIARTETQGSHAA; from the coding sequence ATGACCGAGACATCCCTTCACGCCGAGCTCCCGCGCATCGGTGTGCACCAGTTGCCCAATCGCGTGATTCTGGCCCCGATGGCCGGCGTCACCGATCGCCCGTTCCGACAGCAATGTCGTGAGCTGGGCGCGGGGCTCGTGGTCTCGGAGATGGTGACCAGTGACAAGCGCCTGTGGAACACCGTCAAGTCGCGCACGCGCATGAATCATGCCGGTGAACCCGGCCCGCGTGCCGTGCAGATCGCCGGGGGCGATGCCGCGATGCTGGCCGAGGCCGCCGCGCTGAATGCCGAGATGGGTGCCGAGATCATCGACATCAACATGGGCTGCCCGGCCAAGAAGGTCTGCAACAAGGCCGCCGGGTCTGCCCTGATGCGCGATGAGCGTCTGGTCGGCGAGATTCTCGAGGCCGTGGTGCGTGCCGTGAAGGTGCCGGTCACGCTGAAGATGCGCACCGGCTGGTGCGAGGAAACACGCAACGCCATCACCATCGCGCGCATGGCCGAGAGTGCCGGCATCCAGGCGCTCTCCGTGCATGGTCGCACCCGTCAGCAGAAATATACCGGTGAGGCCGAATACGACACCATCGCTGCGGTGAAGGCGGCAGTCTCGATTCCGGTCTTCGCCAATGGCGATATCGACAGCGGCGAGAAAGCGCGACATGTGCTTGACTATACGGGCGCCGATGCCGTGATGGTCGGCCGTGCGGCCCAGGGCAACCCCTGGATCTTCCGCGAGATCAATCACTATCTGGCCACTGGCCAGGTAGCTTCCGGCCCGAGCGATGCGGAGCGTGCCCAGGTGATGCGCACCCATCTCGAGGCCCTGTATGAATTCTACGGTGACTACATGGGCGTGCGCATCGCGCGCAAGCATGTGGGCTGGTACCTGGCGACCCGCGAGGATGGCAGTGAGTTGAAGCGCAGCTTCAATCCTCTCGAGGAGCCCGATGAACAGCGCCAGTTCCTGACCCGCCTGTTCGGCGAGCCGGAAGGCATCGCCCGCACCGAGACGCAAGGAAGTCACGCAGCATGA